The Diospyros lotus cultivar Yz01 chromosome 15, ASM1463336v1, whole genome shotgun sequence genome has a window encoding:
- the LOC127792325 gene encoding ATP-dependent 6-phosphofructokinase 5, chloroplastic-like, giving the protein MAAMAAAPLLRVASQAFNDPADIRATISKPPLAANLRDQLPLLRCRKRRLKVAVVGMPKTIDNDILLMDKTFGFDTAVEEAHRAINSAYIKAHSAYHGIGIVKLMGRSSGFIAIHVALASGQIDICLILEVPFNLHGPHGVQRHMKYLIETKGSAVVCVAEGARQINDTYVYVAVP; this is encoded by the exons atggctgccatggccgcggctccACTGCTTCGGGTCGCCTCCCAAGCCTTCAACGACCCCGCCGACATTCGCGCCACCATCAGCAAGCCGCCCCTCGCCGCAAACCTTCGCGACCAGCTTCCACTGCTTCGC TGCCGGAAAAGACGACTGAAAGTGGCAGTAGTTGGTATGCCAAAAACCATAGATAATGATATTCTGCTAATGGATAAAACTTTTGGTTTTGATACTGCTGTTGAAGAAGCACATCGTGCAATAAATTCAGCATACATTAAG GCACATAGTGCTTATCATGGTATTGGCATAGTCAAATTGATGGGGCGTAGTAGTGGATTTATAGCCATTCATGTCGCGCTTGCTAGTGGACAAATTGATATATGTTTGATCCTAGAG GTACCTTTTAATTTACATGGACCGCATGGTGTCCAAAGGCATATGAAATACCTAATTGAAACAAAGGGATCAGCTGTTGTCTGTGTGGCAGAGGGAGCAAGGCAG ATAAAtgatacatatgtatatgttgCAGTCCCATGA
- the LOC127792328 gene encoding putative calcium-transporting ATPase 13, plasma membrane-type: MEDASSSNSFTISPKRLEELVQANNITEIVAALDTNIDSGISGTSADLIRRTLVFGSNTLEYRSSLVDAKGFHQLILEALKDSPIILLLCCAALSTVIGIKRNGLREGFLDGAIVLLPILIAVNFGAIFRFVKARKTRRLPRKAKKIVKIFRSGKVHLLPVPEVVVGDVICLEPGDCVPADGLLIDACDSLKLDDDRCDGYRNQTSLFAGAKVAEGNCRMLVTSVGKNTEKSKLTKSLSFRHQNEPSKLEISSRKMNSRLETVWLIALLLYLAVQAMKCFVWGSIECGKDHNPDPIGVKDTVEEIMEEFTKLMMKQGFRYYRLVAMICLLIFSSRDGLPWGISLSLAYAAGKLMELYQAKVQKLAASATLGLITTIFLGKTSELVNLNMEACKEYGIDIKLVVDDDLNTETFKANKSRIHVEDGIVIERASEFRNLSQKDQLNMADRILVMAGSSPSDKLLLLQRLKKKGQIVAVAGSSSRDSPVLEEADLGFSVGENVGELAKEASDVIIMGQKSVTDIFPILGFGRCVCNNIQKFVQLQLTLNISAFTINYILLLSNMREPIGLLELLWVNLIMDIFGALALAQPPPITEIAMDPPKFGEKGFQYLTKRVWRNIVVQACYQIAVVLILYFKGKWILGTNQKVLEAMIFNCYVSCQVMVLINARGIQYGRMENNMFWVLVAAIVILQVAFMEIMPVFSHMGRLDLKQWALCVGIAAFSFPLGRVTK, translated from the exons ATGGAAGATGCCTCCTCCTCCAATTCCTTCACAATAAGCCCAAAAAGACTGGAAGAACTGGTTCAAGCCAACAACATCACTGAAATTGTTGCTGCTTTAGACACCAACATTGATTCTGGAATATCTGGAACCTCTGCAGACCTCATCCGAAGAACCCTAGTATTCGGATCCAACACTTTGGAATATCGGTCTTCTCTTGTCGACGCCAAAGGATTCCACCAACTCATTCTCGAAGCTCTCAAAGATTCACCAATTATCCTCTTGCTGTGCTGTGCAGCGCTCTCTACTGTGATTGGGATCAAAAGGAATGGGCTTCGAGAAGGGTTTCTTGATGGGGCCATTGTACTTCTTCCCATACTAATAGCGGTCAACTTTGGGGCCATTTTCAGGTTTGTGAAGGCTAGAAAGACAAGGCGGTTGCCCAGGAAAGCgaaaaaaattgtgaagatTTTTAGAAGTGGGAAAGTTCATCTGCTACCAGTTCCTGAAGTGGTAGTTGGTGACGTAATCTGTCTGGAGCCCGGCGATTGTGTCCCGGCCGACGGGCTGCTGATCGACGCCTGCGATTCTTTAAAGCTGGATGATGATCGGTGTGATGGGTACCGGAATCAGACATCTTTGTTCGCGGGTGCAAAG GTGGCGGAAGGGAACTGCCGGATGCTGGTGACATCAGTTGGGAAGAACACAGAGAAGAGCAAGCTGACAAAATCACTGAGTTTTCGCCACCAAAACGAGCCATCCAAACTGGAGATTTCCAGTCGGAAGATGAACTCTCGCTTGGAAACGGTCTGGTTGATTGCCTTACTGCTTTATCTCGCAGTGCAAGCGATGAAATGCTTTGTCTGGGGATCTATCGAATGCGGTAAAGATCACAATCCCGATCCCATAGGGGTGAAGGACACAGTCGAGGAGATAATGGAGGAGTTCACAAAACTAATGATGAAGCAAGGGTTCAGGTATTATCGCTTGGTTGCAATGATTTgcttattgatcttttcttcaAGAGATGGGTTGCCTTGgggaatctctctctctctagcttaTGCAGCAGGGAAACTAATGGAGCTGTATCAAGCCAAAGTCCAAAAACTTGCAGCTTCTGCAACACTGGGCTTGATCACCACTATTTTCTTGGGAAAAACCAGCGAATTAGTGAACTTGAATATGGAAGCGTGTAAAGAATATGGCATAGATATCAAGCTGGTTGTAGATGATGATCTGAACACTGAAACTTTCAAGGCCAACAAGTCTCGAATTCACGTGGAAGACGGAATAGTCATTGAAAGAGCTTCAGAATTTCGAAACCTCTCCCAAAAAGACCAATTAAACATGGCAGATCGAATCCTTGTAATGGCCGGCTCCTCCCCGTCCGATAAGCTGCTGTTGTTGCAGCGCCTAAAGAAGAAAGGCCAAATCGTTGCTGTTGCCGGATCCTCTTCGAGGGACTCTCCGGTGCTTGAAGAAGCAGATTTAGGGTTTTCAGTGGGTGAAAATGTTGGAGAATTGGCCAAGGAGGCCTCGGATGTCATCATAATGGGCCAGAAATCTGTCACTGATATCTTTCCCATTTTAGGGTTTGGAAGGTGTGTCTGCAACAACATCCAAAAGTTTGTGCAGTTGCAGCTCACTCTCAATATTTCTGCCTTCACCATAAACTACATTCTTCTACTTTCCAACATGCGGGAGCCAATTGGGCTTTTGGAGCTCTTGTGGGTTAACCTAATTATGGACATTTTTGGTGCCTTGGCTCTGGCACAGCCACCACCAATTACAGAGATTGCAATGGACCCACCAAAATTTGGTGAAAAAGGATTTCAATATTTAACCAAGAGGGTGTGGAGAAACATAGTTGTTCAAGCTTGCTACCAAATCGCTGTTGTATTGATCCTTTACTTCAAGGGGAAATGGATTCTGGGCACAAATCAAAAGGTCTTGGAAGCCATGATCTTCAATTGTTACGTGAGTTGCCAGGTCATGGTGTTGATCAATGCTAGAGGAATCCAATATGGAAGAATGGAGAATAACATGTTTTGGGTCCTTGTTGCAGCCATTGTTATCCTGCAAGTAGCATTCATGGAGATTATGCCGGTTTTCTCTCATATGGGAAGGCTGGATCTAAAACAATGGGCCCTATGTGTGGGAATTGCAGCGTTCTCTTTCCCCCTTGGACGGGTTACCAAATAG